ggCTTCGAACAACAGCTCTATTTTTGGGTATTTTCATCTTACTTTTTATTTGTaagttttgatattttgatgttttggctggttatatgtatatttttgtgctttgtttaAGACTTTCTTGTACCTTatttgattatagtaaaattattTCATTGTTCTGGATCTCTCACATTAAAACTTCAAtgtgtttttattattgttttactTACTATATTTGTTTGTTCACAATTACTGCCATATTGTGttataaatacttttatattattcttGTGTCGAatatttgtgttatttttgttgttgGGCTCTTTCATTTCTTTCTCCTTAAATTCTTCTATTTTACGGTTTCATAATTACCCTGCATGTTAATATCATATAGAGCTCAAATGAACCTATTTTGATGTAGTGATcatattttctttgattttctatttttatgcaGTGATCatgttttctttgattttaaggctttgaattttttataagttacatgtaaaatgaaaatgtctttataattttttatagttaatctatttatctttatcttttatttgattaacATTCACTTTTCATCAATGTGTTTAATATCCAgagttatttacttatttatgaATATGGGGTTATATTatgatttcatttattttcttcttcttactttctatctttatttatttatatatttatttttggcgATATTGAATATCAATAATTCGCTATTCTAGTGTTGTTTATGAGAAAATTTTTCTATTATACTATAACATGAACATTAGTGAAAGATTTTCAATCATGCTAAGAAATATGTTTGATTATAAAGTAGCTATAATTTGTATTTGTGTTTATGTTGacgatttttcttttaatctatAGGCAACAGTGTCGGTAGATAGCAAAAATTGAAATAAGCCAGTGCTTTTATTTATGAATGGTGAAATGCCCTAAGTTGggcttttttatttatataaatattaaaaatattttaattttctaaatgtAAATTTCGAttaattagtagataattagttaataaattaatttttaataagaaaaattagaaatgtgaatattatattaaattaggatagaaCTCAtggaaacgagaattttgacgctaatttcaaagaaaatggtTCAAAATTGAACCGAACGGATCGAACCGATTGAATCGGATCCAAATCGGGCTGTCGGTCCAACCGGACCAGCCCTTTTAAGTGAACCCAAGCCTTCATCCCCTTCATTCCAACAGAAACGAAACTGAAGTGCATTTACGGGCGAAGAGAAACGAACTTTACCGAAACCCTTACGGTAACCTTCTGATCCCTGTAACTTCTCCGTTCGAGCTTcaatcgccgcaccgtttgcggccacgcgttcaccgtgtCGAGCTTTATGTTTCTACTAgaacaatttcataggtaacTTGTTATTTTACCTCAATCTcttattttttccaattttcaaaatttgagaaGGGATGTTGAATTTCGTTGATttctgatgttttaggatccaattagcttaaGAAAAACGTTCACTCTTGCTTACGTGAAgtttgggtaaggtgaggatacgataattctattttaatttcattgaatttgagctttgagtattaaattggatatatatgtgttatgaatGCGTATTaggttgaaaataaataattggagcttaAAATTGTGGACTTTGGAATTTTTGGTGAAGGCTGGGCTTAGTATTTTGTTGGGTTTGGAGCTGTGTTTGTTGTGAGAGAATTGATTTGGTCGCTACGTGAGAATCGGCAAAGGTATGGTTTatgtttcttgcatttaatatataatgttcggtgaaaatttaggctagatgaccataggataagctGAATTACACGAAATGGTACAATGCTTAGTATATTTGATATGGTTTGATTGTGGAATAGAGATGGTTGTTATGTGGACATTCTTATGAGGTATGAGTAATTAGATATGGCTAAGTTGATGATTTTATAGGTTATATGCTTAATGATTGAAGGCTTGATGGTTTTgttgatttatatattattgatgGTTGATGGTTGATAAATGGAGTAATGTTGTGTTGAGTTGTGTTATTTATATATGCTGCTAGATTTGGCATAATTAGTAAGGAATGGAATGgggtttgattgaaaaattgaggTTTGAATATTCTTTGTAAAAGTTGGTTTTGGCTGAACTTCAGCGAGGCATAACTTGGCTTCCGGACCTTCAATTTGCTtccaatttattttaaaatgaaaattttgttCGTAATGGTTATGCCACtcgaagaacggatgaaaaatattGTAAAACGAAGAAGTTATAAGGATTGGAAGGTTATATCTATAAACTGTTCTGTTTTCATGTTCCTACCACTACTGCATCACTACTGCATCTACCTCTGGTTTTTTAAAAGAACGCACACCCACACGCATGCgtgacccacgcgcacgcgtggcgtGGATTTTCGGCGATGCATACGCGACGAATCCCTTGCGTGCACGTAAGGAATAAACAAGTCTGTTCTCGCATACGCATGactcacgcgcacgcgtgacatgGAGTTTACACTCATGGGTACGCATGACAAAGGGACGTGCGCGCGAGCTGTAGTTTTACATttccatgcgcacgcgtgagtcacgcgtacgcgtggatcccATTTCAGCAAGCATGATTTTTAACGTTTTAAACTAAATTTCaaacctctaaacctctattttcattcaTTTAGTCATGAATATTAGTGTTAAACTTGATAATCAGATGAAGCTAGAAAATAAGGATAACTTGGAGGTGAAGTAAAGTTGAAAAGTGATGAATTGATTATGAGATGTTATGGATGAGTCATATATGATACTTGATTGGATGTTCTAATAAAAGAttatgtatgaaatttggcttgaATGATTTGatgatctgagatacgaggttTCATGGATAAAgtgccgtggcttgccaccacgtgtaccggGTTAAAAACTCGATACtttgttgaccctacgacgtaagtgtgaccgggcactatataaattcccgggaatgttaccccaactgagcaatattgattatttgagataaagctatgcatagactcttggggatgcacgtcagGGGACAGTCTAAatacaattcagacttgtcgggttggctggataaccgacagatgagccttatcagccataggacaggcatgcatcatatgcatattacttgaaCTACTTTCTTGTGCTTTAATTGGGTGTGCCTATATGTACTTGCCATGTTAAATGTGTATTTATTACCTGCAGTAattgtaaccttcttgtgcttgcctttaTCTGTCTATTTGTCTGTGAAAATGCGTGATGGAGTTAGAGGTATGGAGGAATGGTAGTATGAGACTTagatttaaggttaagttaagttaggtttaaatattcctagaaaaccaccttttatggcttctgtttaatactttaagctgtATAATCTGAGTGTTGGCGTTCTAGGATTTCCTCTGgtattcccaggaccttatatattatgtgtgtggcacctttaccatactgagaacctccggttctcattccatactatgttgttatttttttcagatgcaggtcgagaggcatctcgttaggcgtctgAACTCTTGAAGCGGAGTGGTTACTGGGTTGTTTTGTTATGctatgatgtatatatatatatatatgtacttggCGTTCTCTCCGCATAACTTGTTCTTTTttatcctcttagaggtttatggagaggcagGATAGTGTATATGtacttttgggttttggatatgtatgtatatatgtgtaaatattctccggccagtcttGACTTCGCAAACTGAGTTAGgaacttgttattttgtatctttggcaCTTTATTACTACTTCTGTTATCTTATATTTAATGGTTATGGtttttcttagcacgcaagttaaCTCGTTCTTTGAGCGTTGCGGTTTTATTTCGCGATTTTTATTTCCCCTATTCTTCAAGGTtcctagcatattataattcttctgctattaaatgtactcattttattttagaggtcgtaatactaCACAACAtctgttttacgacttaagcgtaaagcttagTGTGGTATGGTGTTACACTAAATATGCACAATAGAAAAATATTGTCAAAGTATGCATAGTCAATTTACGTAAAAACATTTGCAAAATGAATTTTGCTATCATTTCATACGTAGCGCTCGCAAAATGGATCCAGACGTGTCAGAGCCATTTTTGATGTTTCGTCCACGAAATAGGAGGGTCACATTTCTGTTTTGTTGTCCGCGAAATAGAGAATGCTATTTTTGTTTCATCACCTGCAAAATAGTGAAGCAAAAGAGCATAATAAACagagaataaaaatatgaaaaaaagatagagtaaaaaaataaaaaataaaataaagaagaatagaataaatgagattaattttttatttttatgaccaACATGTATAACATGAATCttaatttaaagagaaaaaagataCATCTTAAAAAAGAATTGAAGAATAATCAGcactaaataaaaaagaagaaaaaaaaaactaaaacaaaacataatataataagttgtcatatattaaattagattagacctaataaaaaatagttttgacACGTCTAGATCTATTTCATAGATATTACATATGAAATAGTAACAAAATCTATTTTGTAAATATTTCACGTGAATTGGCTATGCCTACATTGATAATATTTTTCCATGATACGTATTTAgagaattaaaacatttttaatatttatataaataaaaaagcgTCCTAAGTTGGACCCTTCATATTGGGGTCTATTAGAGAAGTGGTGGTACTTCTAAgactccaaatttctaatgtcTAAATTAACTTTAAACTGAAGTAATTAAACGAAGGATAAATTTAAACCTTGTTCACGTTGGCAAGATCTAGGTTCGAACCTTGGCTCATTATGGACTTACAGTTACAGATGGGAGATGGCAAACTAGGCCTTATTGAACTAGGTAGTATTAATAGAGTTAGGCGTATCTACATCGTAATACATTTAATGCAACCGATCAATCTCCATAAccagttttcttttcatttttttatttaaaaaaaataaaaaaattatttgttaatacagaaagagtttaattttgatgtattaatagtataaaatattttacacaatcatataattacaattatttttttaaaagattattcacgcagtcaatataaaaaataataatttttactaatataaCGATATGATTGAATACACGTATAAAAtggttttaattaatttttttaatattttcttttaaaaataatacttttttcgattttgatcatttataattacaattgttaaaattttttttaggagTTGCttgtctatacttttttttaatctaaatgACAaaattttctctcaaaattcacgattttttattgattttcaattattaaaaataatgatgGTGTTACAACTTTatcaaataaaactttttttttaaaaaaaatttaaaaatagttttaaataaaactatCCTTTATTTAAatcgttttttatttttttgtttttttcttatgTTTAACTTATTTAAGTTACAACCAAAAAAATTGGCTCCCAACATATCAATAGGTTATAGAGATTACTTAgatcaattatttaaaaaattaaaaaatttaaatcataaaaaaaattgttcttcGAAAAATAGTGAGAAACCATAAAGAACAATTTCTCTCCTTTTAATATTTGCTCTACTTTTTTAATCGGTTGATAGttggttaaaaaaaaatagcttTTAGGTACTTCAATTAGTATGTTTCATCCCTAGTTCATATAAAAGAATTTAACATCTTCATTAATCTTTCCTTAATTACTAGTTTATAcattaataaaaacataaataaaatgctATGAAAGCTACATGGATTGGATGTGAAGTTTATCAAGATTATTGAACCTCAAAATTTCTACTGTACCTGTTACTCTACGCAGATCTACGTGTCTGTTTGTTGGTTGGCCGGGACAATATGGGGTCATGGTCATGCATGAAGGCCCATCCCCATGCCACTTCACCTCATCATGAGGCCATCATTCGTTACAGTGGACCCCACACTCCCTGACACGTGGGACCATCCTACAGGCCCTCCACGACAATCGCCACCGTCACCGACGACTACCACTCGTTCGCCCCCGTTCTCTTCCTTCCACCCTAATAAAACGACATACGTGGTGGGCCCCATCCCACAACGTGGCCACGTCGACATCGCCTCACTTACACGTGTCCCTACGCGCTTCGCCGCCAACTCGCTCCGCCACGTGTCTCTCTGGCCCCACGCCCTTTCCAATGTGCCTTCGGTCGTTGATTCAATGCGCAAACCAATGAAATCAAATCTTTGCCCTTCGGATATTCAGTTATCAGTTACACGGTTACCACTATCCCTCTCCCACGCGCCGTGCGATACACCACGCGCCGTCGCCTTCGTTCTTCGGAATTGAAGCTCACGCGCTGGAAATCGAGATTGAGTTTCTGTATCgttttattgtaattttattgGTGGGGTGGTGGTGTTTCCTAATTCAACAACCGACGAAGGTTTCCTTGTAAAGCACGTTTCGTGAGGGTCGAAACGCTATAAATACGCCTTTCTGATTTAGCAGTgtttttctctcctctctctcttcttttcttttctatctctctctctcattctgTTACGTtctctcttttttaatttaacactTTCGCTTCTCTCGCCGCTTAAAAGCACACCGTTTTTCAGTACCACTCCATTATATAGCTTCGTTCTTGAACCCTAATTCTTCGTTATTGTCTAGGGTTTGTTTGGTTTCGGTCTGTTATAATCATTAATCGTATTTTCAGGTAAATTTCTCTTTATTCTGCTTAACACATTGCCTTCCCCACTGTCTCTTTGTTTGGCTGCCGAGAATTTCTCTCCAAAAAGGGGGATTCTAGCTGATATTTTTTGCGCCGAACAAAGGTGTGGGTTTTGTGGTTTGTGTGGGTTTTCGGGGGAAGGGGGGGGTGTTCTTTCTGATTTATATTCGCTCTGTTTTGTTGGCTGCCAAACTCTGAATACTGGtggttcattttttttgttcctttttaaaattatttttcctttttttcttcttcttccagcTAGATATCTGCATTATTATGAAAGAAGATTAATGAGAAACCTTGTTTCGTTGTTCGCGTGGTTGGAGCTCGTTTATTAGGTAAGCTTCTTCTTcgtcatcttcatcttcttcttcactctatATTCATGAGAAAAGGGTTTTAGCTTTCTGAAGGAAAACAAAAGAGTCTAACTTTTTTAACAAAGCTCTTTCCGAAACCCAGATTCTGAAAGTTGGCTCCTTTTTGTGAGAAAGTTTCctctgttttttttattaatgtgtatatatatattttaaaaatggtGATTGGGGGTAGTTGCTTGACATTCAAGAGGGTCGGTGGCATTTTGACTCGTGATTGTTTCGCGTTACCTTCGCTTTTaatgattattattaataataataataatctaataTTTAGAAGATTTGGGAGCTAGTCAAAATCTACGACAcccctctttttttattaatatatttaatattgttAGAAGAAACTTTTCTTCCTCCCCTATTAATTTCTTCCAGCAAACCATCGTTTACTTTGACTGATCGTTGCATGATTGGTTAATTCAGTTTTTTTCGGTTTTCTCCCGACCGGGAGATGGGTACTGTCGACTATTAATTCTGATTTGTCTCTGCCTTTAGAGCTGTTCTTGATTAAGCTGATGTGATGTTATTTGTTTCcacctttttttttcctctctattttttctaattGCTTTGTTGTGCTTCTCATTTAAACTGTTATGAACTATTTTAAAATGGATATTAAATATGATGGAAAAAATTTAAGCAAAAAGTCAAAATTTGAAGTAGATGCCGGTCCATATTCAGTTAGAGTGTTTAACCATTCATGGGTTGTTTCGTTCCTTCTgagtatttttcttttgcaCAGTGAGGAAATTACTTGTACACCAGAATTTACACACAGTTTGtggacttttttttaattattattgttagttagcaatttttatttatattccaTGTCAGTTTGTCTATTTCTTTGcagaatctttatttattgGGACCCTTTGTATTATTGACTGCCATGCTTTGTAGGGCCATTATGTGTGGTTGCATATGGTATTGTTTTGATGTTTTCTTTCCCATCCACTTGGTGGGGTAGTAGGGCACTACATTATGCACAAATCAGCATCTGATTAATTTGTTTCTATTAGCACAGTTCACCTGTTTATACTTTCTATTTTCCTCCGCTTCATATTGGTGGTTggattttcttttccttttctttcttgtaTTTGTTTTTTCTCCTGATATTTAGTGCAGTTCTCATTTGTTCTGATATTTTTCTCTGCATCGTGTACTAGTCATTCTTCCTGGTGATTTTTGCTGTGCTCAGTAAGTTTCTTGATGATTATGTTATGAAACCATAGCAGTTATTGTTATTAGCTTGTTCTTCTGAAATCAATATCAAGAATTGTTGTGTTGAATTCCCTTTGGTCAATATCTTTAAAGCAGCATCTTATGTCACTAACCATCGAATtgcttttcatgttttaattcttCTAAACTAAGTTTTTTATCTCTGAAAATTGgtaaaactgattttttttggGTAATACTTCACTCTGTATGAGTCTGCCCTGTGTTTGATATGTAGCATCTTTTTGTtagaatgaattttttgttttctttttaatttttaaagatggAACTGTTGATAGTCAATGAGGCATGATGAGAAAACTGCACTAATACTTGGGTTTTTGTCAGCAGCTCCTGTTGTAAGCAATAATTGAGAATAAACCCACAAGTTGTTAACTTTTCCTCATCCCTTTATCTTCtattacaaaatcatgctagaaTGTTTGACTTTGATGAACTTGCAATAGATGCTTTTTCTTATGATATAAATACATGAATTTATATGATCCTATTGAATTACTTCGCCATGACTCATGGTCAGCCTCAGCGGTCAATAATGCAAATTTGGCAACTAATGCCAAGTTGTGCCTTGTGTATTTCACATCATTAGTTCACTAAAAGGAGGATGGGGTCTTTACTGTCTTTGGATTTTTGTGAACTGCAATTTTGGGCCAATCATTAATTGGAAGAGTCCTTCtaaatatgaataaataaatgaaaaggaAGAATCAGCGTCAATTCATTGTTTTTcgctttctttgtttttttttttcctttttattctatagattttatttcttctttacaCGGATTGTAAAAGTTAAAGCTATATAATTAGGCTAGTGCTAAAAATAGTTTCTAAAACTGTCTCCTTTACCTCAACCTCCCTCCTCCCCTGCTTTGCTTGCTGGTTGCTTCATGTGACTGTTTAATATTCTAGACATCTCAAGATCTTTGTTATTTATTGATTTGGCATTGACCAAAGCGTTTTCACGTGCACTGTTTTACCTCATAGATGTCAGACCTGCAAGTAGTTTTTCCATTTCTCTTGTAGGCTGCACACTGTTTTGAGTTTACACATTTACCATTTTTGGAACCCATGTTTGCTGTTTCAAATGGAAAAATCTCCTTCACTTTCTTTTAAAGGGTTGATAGTGAAAAGGTGGGCTCAAACATGGGTGCCGTTTATTTCAATTTATCTGTCACTTGATAATGACATCAATCTAAGGCAATtcatattatcattattttcagGAGCTCAGCAGTTGATGGACTGTTACCCCAAGAGCAGTGACAAGATAACATTGAAGAGGTGGTTTTTCATTGATAAGAGAGTTGGGTAAAGTGGAAATCTGATACATAGATAATAATAGTTCAATTGGTGCTCGATACTCCTTAAATTTTCACACATTGTTGCCGTAATATCAAGTGGTTCACAAACCTGGATCCCATGGACTTGAAATCAAATCACACCCCTGTTCTTGCTGATGCTGCACCCATAACAAAGTCAAGACTGGGTGTGCATTCAAGTTTATTGCCTTACTCCCCAACCGGGGCGACCTTTCCACATGGTATGCTTTTGACTATCCCAAGGAAGAAAACTGGACTTCTTGAGGATGTTCGTTCTAGTAGTTGGTTGGATGCCATGAAATCATCTTCTCCTCCCCCCAGGAAGATAACGAAGGATGTTAGTCATGGCTTTGCGTCACATGAATCTGATGCTGCTTATTTTAACTGGCTGGTATTGCATACTTTCCTAGAAGTTAAATTCCAGACATTACAAATTGTGGAGGTTACTTATGCTATTTCTCTCTTTCATTTTGTTAATTTCACAGCTAAAGTATCCCTCAGCTCTTACATCTTTTGAGCAAATTACAAACTATGCAAAAGGGAAGAGAATAGCCTTGTTTCTGGATTATGATANNNNNNNNNNNNNATAATCCTGACTGTGCTTTCATGTCTGACAATGTATGTAATGTTATCTGGAACTTGAATCGAAAAGTTATCCTTTTCTCATTCGTCACTTTCTGATTTCTGATCATACAAATTCTGCAGATGCGAGATGCTGTTAAAAAGGTGGCTGAATATTTCCCTACTGCTATTATCAGTGGAAGAAGTCGTGACAAGGTAGCTTAACAGCTGAaatataagaaaagattttCTTCCTCATCAAATTAGCTTTATTTCTTGATATGTTGGTATTGATTCTAACTTTTATTTCACCCTATTGGCTCAGGTATATGAATTTATAGGACTAACAGAACTCTATTATGCTGGTAGTCATGGTatggacatcattggtcctgtCAGGCAGGCTGTACCTGATAACCACCCTAATTGCACCATTAGGTCTACTGACAAGCAGGTAATGGGGGTTTGTAGTCCATATGTATAATCTCATTTTTCTTCTCAAGCTTTCTTCTAAACAGTTTTCATGATTATCTTTAACATGACAGGGTAAGGAAGTTAATTTATTCCAACCTGCTGCTGAGTTCTTGCCCCTGATTGATGAGGTAGGCATATTTCAAAAATACCATCATTatgtgcatttttttattttttttttttttttttttttttactttgttagGATGCCATATCCTGATTGGATTTTGTTTTGACAGGTCTTTGAGTCTCTTGTTGAGAGTACGAAAGATATTAAAGGAGCAAAAGttgaaaacaataaattttgtgTGTCTGTACATTACCGCAATGTAGATGATAAGGTACAGTCTCTCGTCCTCTAATGAGATAAACCACAGTTAGCAGTATCATTACATGATAATGGAGTAGCTTTTCTGCTTAATTATTTTGCTCTTCCAGAGAGTTGTTAATAATTTTCTTCTCTCAATTTAATATGCAGAGTTGGGATTTGGTGGGGCAGATTGTCCATGATATTCTGAAGGGCTATCCACGTTTGCGACTAACTCATGGGCGCAAGGTATATCTTTGGGTGAATCTTTCTACTCTTGCTTAGGGGGATTTAACTGTGACGGATCTTTGGCATGGAGTTTTCTTTGTCGTAATCTCTGCTTCACTATTTTTCAGGTCTTAGAGGTCCGCCCAGTGATTGACTGGGATAAGGGAAAAGCAGTCACGTTTTTGCTCGAGTCACTTGGTGAGTTCTATCCCCTTTCTTGAAAATCAGAGTTCTTTGTTTTCGCATTAATGACTgataaaaatttatcatttttcagGGCTTAGCAATTGTGATGATGTGCTTCCTATATATATTGGAGATGACAGAACAGATGAAGATGCATTTAAGGTAATAATGAGCGCTTTCATGTCCACCTTTCTTTTCCATTTACTCTGGTGGTTTGGTTGAATAGTGATCTCAAATGAGTTCATTTTTGTTCTAACAGGTTCTGAGGGAGGGAAATAAAGGTTATGGGATCTTAGTGTCCTCAGCGCCAAAAGAAAGCAATGCAGTTTACTCTCTCCGTGATCCATCAGAGGTACTTCTTATATTCTTCGTGATGTTCTGCTGCTGCACTTGTTTTGCTTGCAAATGCCGTCTTGGATCTTGAGTTGTGATTCATTTGTTGTGTGTTTGCAGGTGATGGAGTTTCTCAAGTCTCTTGTGGTATGGAAGTCAAGCCCCCTAAAAAGCCTTATATAGTGTATAGAGTTGAATTATACTCTAATATATACTATAAACTATATAATATCATCATCATGGTAGTGATAATAAAGACAGCCTTATGTTTTcgattttgggttttctaggaaacATGCCAAGAGGTTTCCTGCAGCAGGTTTGCGCACAGAAGACCTCTTATGGTAGCTACAACCTTGTCGCTACCTTGTTGTTTTGTTCAAACTTCAAATCTCCTTTGGCAATTGTAAATTAGCCACTCATGTTTATGTCTCTCAAAaggattaaagaaaaatatgcagagaaattttttctttctttgttattctttctttctttcaagtcCAAAGagtgtttatatttttagtttttactcaCTGGTGCCTCCAGTTTTGGTTACTGTATCTTAACCACTTAAAAGGGAGTTACATatgcaattattattaatttattctttttttttaatgttcatTATTATTTTGGAACGGAATATACATGTATTTATGGCTGTCATGGCCTTTGCCATTTGCCAATACTATATCATTGATTATGAATGTTATTTTTCCGGTGTCCAAAAATCTGGAAGCGAATTCCATCATGGGTCGATGTCTTTTGAGGTCCAATAATTCAAACTTGTGATAGAAATAGAAAGCAAGCAATAAAGCTTTCTGGTATTTGTCGTTGTCTGTATGGCTATTTCCCGTCACATAAATATGATATGATTGGTAAAACCCAACAGGAAGCATTTATCActatcaatatttaatataagcTACAAATGCTAGCTTGGTTCATAAATATTGTGGAATGTGGAGTGTTGATCAAAACAATTGAAGCATAAACAATCAACTCGATGCTTGCTGCACATACTTTGATAAATGATAATAGTGAAAAACACAAACGCATAAGTAAATCCAAAAGCTCTTATTACAACCCAAGACGAGAGAGTTCAAAGTTCAAACCATTGATTCAACTTTTAGTTGTTTTCTCAataggattttttaaaattcaaagttcagtttttttcttttctgggtCTGAGCCCAGGTTTTtttggttgtgtaattttttttatttctcacaGTATCTCTTAGTCTGACTAATGAGTTGCTTAAACAGACTAGTgagttaattattaaaataactcAATTTAGTTGTCGTGCAGGTTTATACAACCACAGATTCATTTCTGAATGTAGGTTCAAGGACCCAATACATTTGGAGTAGAGCCCAATGGAAAATTTTCATTCTCCCTCTTCTCGAATGAAAGGATTTTGGACCTTTGGATCAAACTTTCATTTGAGGTGTCAGAACCATGTGAATTGTATAGAACTATACACGAAGAGTAATGCAGAGGCCCATATCAGATGGCAAATTAATTGCTTGTTAAAACGTTGCTTCT
The genomic region above belongs to Arachis duranensis cultivar V14167 chromosome 3, aradu.V14167.gnm2.J7QH, whole genome shotgun sequence and contains:
- the LOC107495597 gene encoding LOW QUALITY PROTEIN: trehalose-phosphate phosphatase A-like (The sequence of the model RefSeq protein was modified relative to this genomic sequence to represent the inferred CDS: inserted 2 bases in 1 codon) encodes the protein MDLKSNHTPVLADAAPITKSRLGVHSSLLPYSPTGATFPHGMLLTIPRKKTGLLEDVRSSSWLDAMKSSSPPPRKITKDVSHGFASHESDAAYFNWLLKYPSALTSFEQITNYAKGKRIALFLDYDXXXXXXNPDCAFMSDNMRDAVKKVAEYFPTAIISGRSRDKVYEFIGLTELYYAGSHGMDIIGPVRQAVPDNHPNCTIRSTDKQGKEVNLFQPAAEFLPLIDEVFESLVESTKDIKGAKVENNKFCVSVHYRNVDDKSWDLVGQIVHDILKGYPRLRLTHGRKVLEVRPVIDWDKGKAVTFLLESLGLSNCDDVLPIYIGDDRTDEDAFKVLREGNKGYGILVSSAPKESNAVYSLRDPSEVMEFLKSLVVWKSSPLKSLI